GCAAATTTAGATCGAGTGGTACGTCACACTGTCGTTCTGACAGAGCAGAATCCTGCCAGCCTGTTAAAATGCCCGCCCTTTTGAATAACGACTCCCTGAATTCCGTATGTCCCGACTCAATCCCCGGCAGCAAGAAGCCGTGAACTACGTCGGCGGCCCTCTATTGGTGCTCGCCGGTGCAGGCTCCGGCAAGACCAGCGTGATCACCCGCAAGATCGCGCACCTGATCCAGAACTGCGGCATCCGCGCCCAGTACATCGTCGCCATGACCTTTACCAACAAGGCCGCGCGTGAGATGAAAGAGCGTGTCGGCACCCTGCTCAAAGGTGGCGAAGGCCGTGGCCTCACCGTGTGCACCTTCCACAACCTGGGCCTGAACATCATCCGCAAGGAACATGCGCGGCTGGGCTACAAGCCGGGCTTCTCGATCTTCGACGAGACCGACGTCAAGGCCCTGATGACCGACATCATGCAGAAGGAATACGCAGGCGACGACGGCGTGGACGAGATCAAGAACATGATCGGCGCCTGGAAAAACGACCTGGTCCTGCCCGCCCAGGCCCTGGAAAACGCACGCAACCCCAAGGAGCAGACCGCCGCCATCGTCTACACCCACTATCAGCGCACGCTCAAAGCGTTCAACGCGGTGGACTTCGACGACCTGATCCTGCAGCCGGTCAAGCTGTTCCAGGAACACGCCGACATCCTTGAGAAATGGCAGAACAAGGTGCGCTACCTGCTGGTGGACGAATACCAGGACACCAACGCCAGCCAGTATTTGCTGGTGAAGCTGCTGATCGGCACACGCAACCAGTTCACCGTGGTGGGCGACGATGACCAGTCGATCTACGCCTGGCGCGGCGCCCGCCCGGAAAACCTGATGCTGCTCAAGGTCGATTTCCCGTCCTTGAAAGTGGTGATGCTGGAGCAGAACTACCGCTCCACCAGCCGCATCCTGCGCTGCGCCAACGTGCTGATCTCCAACAACCCCCACGAGTTCGAAAAGCAACTGTGGAGCGAGATGGGCCACGGCGATGAGATCCGCGTGATCCGCTGCCGCAACGAAGACGCCGAAGCCGAGCGCGTGGCCGTGGAAATCCTCAGCCTGCACCTGCGCACCGACCGGCCTTACAGCGATTTCGCCATCCTGTACCGCGGCAACTACCAGGCCAAGCTGATCGAGCTGAAACTGCAGCATCACCAGATTCCGTATCGCCTGTCCGGCGGCAACAGCTTTTTCGGACGCCAGGAAGTCAAGGACCTGATGGCCTACTTCCGCCTGATCGTGAACCCGGACGACGACAACGCCTTCCTGCGCGTGATCAACGTGCCCCGCCGGGAAATCGGCTCCACGACCCTGGAAAAGCTCGGCAATTACGCCACCGAACGCAAGATCTCGATGTACGCCGCCACCGATGAAATCGGCCTGGGCGAGCACCTCGACACGCGCTTCACCGATCGCCTGTCGCGCTTCAAGCGCTTCATGGACAAGGTGCGCGAGCAATGCGCCGGCGAAGACCCGATCAGCGCCCTGCGCAGCATGGTCATGGACATCGACTACGAGAACTGGCTGCGCACCAACAGTTCCAGCGACAAGGCCGCGGATTACCGCATGGGCAACGTCTGGTTCCTGATCGAAGCACTGAAAAACACCCTGGAAAAAGACGAAGACGGCGAAATGACCGTCGAAGACGCCATCGGCAAACTGGTGCTGCGCGACATGCTCGAGCGCCAGCAAGAAGAGGAAGACGGCGCAGAGGGCGTGCAGATGATGACCTTGCATGCCTCCAAGGGCCTGGAATTTCCCTATGTGTTCATCATGGGCATGGAAGAGGAAATCCTTCCGCACCGTTCCAGCATCGAGGCCGACACCATCGAAGAAGAACGGCGCCTGGCCTACGTGGGCATTACCCGCGCGCGTCAGACCCTGGCCTTCACCTTTGCCGCCAAGCGCAAGCAATACGGCGAAATCATCGACTGTGCCCCCAGCCGGTTCCTCGATGAGCTACCGCCGGACGATCTGGCGTGGGAAGGCAATGACGACACGCCCACCGAAGTGAAGGCCGTTCGCGGCAACACCGCCCTGGCGGATATACGCGCGATGTTAAAGCGCTAGAATCGACTACTTTTTAATCGACTTTCGGCGCACACCCGCCATTAGAGGAAGCTTTCCGTGGAAGCACTGCATAAGAAAATTCGCGAAGAAGGCATCGTGCTTTCAGATCAAGTACTCAAGGTCGACGCCTTTTTGAACCACCAGATCGATCCGGCGCTGATGAAGCTGATCGGCGACGAATTCGCCGCGCTGTTCAAGGATTCGGGCATCACCAAGATCGTCACCATCGAGGCCTCGGGCATTGCACCGGCGATCATGACGGGCCTGAACCTTGGCGTGCCGGTGATCTTCGCGCGCAAGCAGCAATCCCTCACCCTGACCGAAAACCTGCTGTCGGCGACGGTGTATTCCTTCACCAAGAAGGTCGAAAGCACCGTGGCGATTTCCCCGCGCCACCTGACCAGCAGCGACCGCGTGTTGGTAATTGATGACTTTCTGGCCAACGGCAAGGCGTCCCAGGCATTGATTTCGATCATCAAGCAGGCGGGCGCGACGGTCGCGGGCTTGGGGATCGTGATCGAAAAGTCGTTCCAGGGTGGCCGCGCGGAGCTGGATGCGCAGGGTTATCGGGTTGAGTCGCTGGCGCGGGTTAAATCGCTGGCGGGTGGTGTAATCACCTTTATCGATTAATCGCGACCTCGCACGTATCTGGTGCGAACACGGTTAAACATGTGGGAGCGGGCTTGCTCGCGAATGCGCAGTGTCAGTCAATACATCATTGACTGACAGACTGCATTCGCGAGCAAGCCCGCTCCCACATTTGGTTTTGTGGTGTCTGTTAGTGCGCGGTTGCCTGTAAACCCGCCAGCAATAGGCGCTGATACAGCTCCTCTTTCAAACCCTGCGGCTTATCCAACTGCATCCGCTTCAAATGCTCAGGAAATGCCTCCGGCTCCGGCGCGTCCAGCGCGGCCTTGCCCAGCTCCAGAATCTCCGTCAGCTTGAACTTGCTCTTGAGCCAGTTCAGCGCGCGCAACAGGTCCCGCTCCTCATCCGTGAAATCACTGCCCAGCGGATACTCCGTAAACAACCGACGATGGCGCGCTTGAATAGCCTGCAACCGCTCGGGCGTGTTGTCGGCAAAGCGCGGATCCAGTTGAAAGTCCTTGGGCAACTTGCCGGCCTTCTGCGCCTGCTCGATCAAATCATGCTGGAAGCGTGAATCGGTGATGTTGAGCAACGCTTCGATCACCTTGGCATCCGTCTGGCCACGCAGATCGGCGATTCCGTATTCGGTGATGACAATATCCCGCAGGTGCCGGGGAATCGTGCAGTGACCATACTCCCAGACGATATTGGAACTGACCTCCCCCGCCGACTCACGCCAGCTGCGCAGGATCAGGATCGACCGCGCGCCTTCCAGTGCATGGCCCTGGGCAACGAAGTTATATTGCCCGCCCACACCGCTGAGCACTCGACCCTCTTCAAGCTGGTCAGCCACGCCTGCGCCGAGCAGCGTCACCATGATCGCGCTGTTGATAAACCGCGCATCCAGGCGTTGCAGGCGCTTGAGTTCTTCCTGGCCGTAGAGCTCGTTGATGTAGCTGATGCAGGTCATGTTGAATTCGAGACGCTTGGCGTGGGTCATTTCCTGCAAGCGCTGGTAAAAACTGCGCGGGCCGAGAAAGAAACCGCCGTGGATCGAAATGCCGTCAGGCTGCGCCGCGTCGTCGAGGGTGCCGGCGTTGGCCCGCTCCTGGGTTGCCACGTCAGGGTAGACTTTGCGGCGGATAATCCCCGCGTCCGCCAGCACCAACAGACCGTTGACGAACATCTCGCTGCAGCCGTAAAGGCCGCGGGCGAAGGGATCGACCCCGCCTTCACGGCTGATCAGGGGCGCCCATTGGTACACGTCGAGGTCGGTCAGCAGCAATCGATAGGCTTCGTTGTCGGCCTGGCGCGCCAATAGCGCGGCGGTCAGCGCATCGCCCATGGAGCCAATGCCGATCTGCAAGGTGCCGCCGTCGCGCACCAGGGTGCTGGCATGCAGGCCGATAAAGTGATCCTGGAAACCCACCGGCATATTCGGCGTGGAGAACAGCGTGGTGCTGTCTTTTTCGTCGATCAGGTAATCGAAGGCATCCATGCCCAACTCGGCATCCCCAGGCATGTAGGGCAAATCGCTGTGGACTTGGCCGACGATCAGCACGGTTTCCCCGGCGTCACGGCGTTTGGCGATCATCGGCAGCAGATCAAGGGTGATGTCCGGGTTGCAGCTCAAGCTCAGGCGGTCGGGATGGTCGGTGCTGCTCGCCACCAGTTGCGCCACCAGGTTCAGCCCTGCAGCGTTGATGTCGCGGGCAGCGTGGCTGTAGTTGCTG
Above is a genomic segment from Pseudomonas azadiae containing:
- a CDS encoding xanthine phosphoribosyltransferase — translated: MEALHKKIREEGIVLSDQVLKVDAFLNHQIDPALMKLIGDEFAALFKDSGITKIVTIEASGIAPAIMTGLNLGVPVIFARKQQSLTLTENLLSATVYSFTKKVESTVAISPRHLTSSDRVLVIDDFLANGKASQALISIIKQAGATVAGLGIVIEKSFQGGRAELDAQGYRVESLARVKSLAGGVITFID
- the rep gene encoding DNA helicase Rep, which gives rise to MSRLNPRQQEAVNYVGGPLLVLAGAGSGKTSVITRKIAHLIQNCGIRAQYIVAMTFTNKAAREMKERVGTLLKGGEGRGLTVCTFHNLGLNIIRKEHARLGYKPGFSIFDETDVKALMTDIMQKEYAGDDGVDEIKNMIGAWKNDLVLPAQALENARNPKEQTAAIVYTHYQRTLKAFNAVDFDDLILQPVKLFQEHADILEKWQNKVRYLLVDEYQDTNASQYLLVKLLIGTRNQFTVVGDDDQSIYAWRGARPENLMLLKVDFPSLKVVMLEQNYRSTSRILRCANVLISNNPHEFEKQLWSEMGHGDEIRVIRCRNEDAEAERVAVEILSLHLRTDRPYSDFAILYRGNYQAKLIELKLQHHQIPYRLSGGNSFFGRQEVKDLMAYFRLIVNPDDDNAFLRVINVPRREIGSTTLEKLGNYATERKISMYAATDEIGLGEHLDTRFTDRLSRFKRFMDKVREQCAGEDPISALRSMVMDIDYENWLRTNSSSDKAADYRMGNVWFLIEALKNTLEKDEDGEMTVEDAIGKLVLRDMLERQQEEEDGAEGVQMMTLHASKGLEFPYVFIMGMEEEILPHRSSIEADTIEEERRLAYVGITRARQTLAFTFAAKRKQYGEIIDCAPSRFLDELPPDDLAWEGNDDTPTEVKAVRGNTALADIRAMLKR
- a CDS encoding acetyl-CoA hydrolase/transferase family protein; translated protein: MVQLCSIEQAVEDVLARLPAHIHMGMPLGLGKPNLFANALYRRVAKLPERSLTIYTALSLGRPTLGDGLQKRFLEPFIERVFGDYPELDFLADLQKDRLPKNIHVQQFFMQPGSLLHSESAQQDYVSSNYSHAARDINAAGLNLVAQLVASSTDHPDRLSLSCNPDITLDLLPMIAKRRDAGETVLIVGQVHSDLPYMPGDAELGMDAFDYLIDEKDSTTLFSTPNMPVGFQDHFIGLHASTLVRDGGTLQIGIGSMGDALTAALLARQADNEAYRLLLTDLDVYQWAPLISREGGVDPFARGLYGCSEMFVNGLLVLADAGIIRRKVYPDVATQERANAGTLDDAAQPDGISIHGGFFLGPRSFYQRLQEMTHAKRLEFNMTCISYINELYGQEELKRLQRLDARFINSAIMVTLLGAGVADQLEEGRVLSGVGGQYNFVAQGHALEGARSILILRSWRESAGEVSSNIVWEYGHCTIPRHLRDIVITEYGIADLRGQTDAKVIEALLNITDSRFQHDLIEQAQKAGKLPKDFQLDPRFADNTPERLQAIQARHRRLFTEYPLGSDFTDEERDLLRALNWLKSKFKLTEILELGKAALDAPEPEAFPEHLKRMQLDKPQGLKEELYQRLLLAGLQATAH